Proteins from a single region of Rhizobium brockwellii:
- a CDS encoding conjugal transfer protein TrbD, with protein MAEAGSSLARSRVHRALSRPNLLMGADRELVLLTALAAIILIFVVLTWYAALFGIAIWLVAVAALRMMAKSDPLMRRVYLRHISYKTSYRATSSPWRKF; from the coding sequence ATGGCTGAGGCCGGATCTTCCCTGGCGCGCTCGCGTGTGCACAGAGCATTATCGCGTCCAAATCTCCTTATGGGTGCCGACCGCGAACTCGTGCTTCTGACGGCGCTGGCCGCCATCATCCTCATTTTCGTTGTCCTGACCTGGTATGCGGCACTATTCGGCATCGCGATCTGGCTGGTCGCAGTCGCGGCGCTGCGCATGATGGCCAAATCCGATCCACTGATGCGGCGGGTCTATCTCCGCCACATCTCCTACAAGACGTCGTATCGCGCGACGTCGTCGCCGTGGCGCAAGTTCTGA
- the trbC gene encoding conjugal transfer pilin TrbC — translation MSRKISILLTGATLVAISIGFTDSALASSGGGGLPWESPLQQIQQSITGPVAGFIALAAVAIAGAMLIFGGELNDFARRLCYVALVGGVLLGATQIVALFGATGASIGETHAQAEQYTPEPRMRPTIAGEGAHG, via the coding sequence ATGTCGCGTAAAATCTCTATTCTTCTCACCGGCGCGACGCTTGTCGCCATTTCTATCGGCTTTACCGATTCCGCACTCGCATCCTCGGGAGGCGGCGGTCTTCCATGGGAATCGCCGCTGCAACAGATCCAGCAATCGATCACGGGGCCAGTCGCCGGGTTCATCGCGCTGGCCGCCGTCGCCATTGCCGGCGCTATGCTGATCTTCGGCGGCGAGCTGAATGATTTCGCGAGACGGCTTTGCTATGTCGCGCTGGTGGGCGGGGTACTCCTCGGTGCTACCCAGATCGTTGCTCTCTTCGGCGCCACCGGTGCCTCGATCGGCGAGACCCACGCACAGGCCGAGCAATACACCCCCGAACCGAGGATGAGGCCGACCATAGCGGGGGAGGGGGCTCATGGCTGA